From one Thermodesulfovibrionales bacterium genomic stretch:
- the cooS gene encoding anaerobic carbon-monoxide dehydrogenase catalytic subunit, which translates to MSEEAKKEGRTKSGNPFSEKIHEWGVEQKIETVFERAQKMKPCPIGHVGACCKHCHMGPCRLVGKNAEEEITGVCGASLATVTARNFLRMIAAGTAAHSDHARGMAEALLAVANGETKDFKITDVRKLYKVAGILDIEFEGRPVNDVARDVATTLLNDFGRQHGGELNYVKRAPKKTQERWRKWGIVPRSIDREVVETMHRTAIGVDHDPDHLLLQGLRTALADGWGGCMISTDITDILFGTPSPQQAKMSLGIFKEDEVNFIVHGHEPLLAELIVELASDPEMIAYAKSKGAKGINLGGMCCTANEILVRHGIASAGGFTNQELGIMSGLVDAISVDVQCIMPAIVELSKKFHTKVITTNPKAKMVGAVHVQFDEHRGKDIAREVLKMAIDNFPNRKAKGSHITEVFPAIAGFSHEYIEYMQGGKWRGSFRPLNDAIMAGRVRGVVGLAGCDNPRVPSTGLHQFLATELIKNDILIVSTGCGSAACGTVGYLTPETALEQAGPGLREVCEAIGIPPILHLGSCVDNSRILTIASAMAAEGGLSDEIGGMPAVGIAPEWMSEKAIAIGCYFAASGVPVIFGGESPVSASKEVTRLMTEGWFERFKGSLHFEPDPQKMLDLAIDYIDKAREALKLKKYERGKFATEKILMDMAARREIEKAAKPHVGIY; encoded by the coding sequence ATGAGTGAAGAGGCAAAAAAAGAAGGAAGAACGAAGAGCGGGAATCCCTTCTCTGAGAAGATCCACGAATGGGGAGTCGAACAGAAAATAGAGACGGTCTTTGAGCGTGCCCAGAAGATGAAACCCTGCCCGATCGGCCATGTGGGTGCTTGCTGCAAGCATTGCCACATGGGACCCTGCAGGCTCGTCGGCAAGAACGCGGAGGAAGAGATTACCGGTGTATGCGGCGCGTCCCTTGCGACGGTGACGGCGAGGAATTTCCTCCGCATGATCGCGGCAGGGACCGCGGCCCATTCTGACCATGCCCGCGGCATGGCTGAAGCGCTCCTTGCTGTGGCGAACGGCGAGACAAAGGACTTTAAGATCACCGATGTGAGAAAGCTTTACAAGGTCGCCGGTATTCTCGATATCGAGTTTGAGGGAAGGCCGGTGAACGATGTTGCCCGCGATGTGGCGACGACGCTTCTCAATGACTTCGGACGCCAGCACGGCGGCGAACTGAACTACGTGAAAAGGGCCCCGAAGAAGACCCAGGAGCGGTGGCGGAAATGGGGGATCGTTCCCCGCAGCATTGACCGGGAGGTTGTCGAGACTATGCACCGCACTGCCATCGGTGTTGATCACGACCCGGACCATCTATTGCTCCAAGGTTTGAGGACAGCCCTTGCTGACGGCTGGGGCGGCTGCATGATTTCAACAGATATCACAGACATCCTCTTCGGAACGCCGAGCCCGCAGCAGGCCAAGATGAGTCTCGGCATCTTCAAGGAAGATGAGGTGAACTTTATCGTCCATGGTCATGAGCCTCTCCTTGCTGAACTGATCGTTGAGTTGGCCTCTGATCCTGAGATGATCGCCTATGCCAAGTCAAAGGGCGCCAAGGGAATCAACCTGGGAGGGATGTGCTGTACGGCAAACGAAATCCTCGTGCGTCACGGGATAGCTTCGGCTGGCGGATTTACGAACCAGGAACTCGGTATCATGTCGGGGCTGGTAGACGCCATTTCCGTGGATGTGCAGTGCATCATGCCTGCCATCGTAGAACTCTCGAAGAAGTTCCATACAAAGGTCATTACGACAAACCCCAAGGCAAAGATGGTGGGGGCGGTCCATGTCCAATTCGACGAGCACCGGGGCAAGGACATTGCCAGGGAGGTGCTCAAGATGGCGATTGACAATTTCCCGAACAGAAAGGCGAAGGGAAGCCATATTACGGAGGTGTTCCCTGCCATTGCCGGCTTCTCCCATGAGTACATCGAATACATGCAGGGAGGAAAATGGAGGGGTTCCTTCAGGCCTCTCAATGACGCCATCATGGCGGGAAGGGTTCGTGGCGTTGTGGGACTCGCAGGATGCGACAACCCGAGGGTTCCCTCAACGGGACTCCATCAGTTCCTTGCTACGGAATTGATCAAGAACGACATCCTGATCGTTTCGACGGGCTGCGGCTCTGCAGCCTGTGGTACCGTGGGCTATCTCACTCCCGAGACGGCCCTTGAGCAGGCAGGACCGGGTTTACGGGAAGTCTGCGAGGCCATCGGTATTCCGCCGATCCTCCATCTTGGTTCCTGTGTCGATAATTCGAGAATCCTCACGATAGCCAGCGCCATGGCTGCCGAGGGCGGATTGTCCGATGAAATCGGCGGCATGCCTGCGGTCGGCATCGCCCCTGAGTGGATGTCGGAGAAGGCGATCGCCATTGGATGCTACTTCGCGGCATCAGGCGTGCCGGTTATTTTCGGTGGTGAATCGCCTGTCTCTGCGAGCAAGGAAGTGACGCGGCTCATGACCGAGGGCTGGTTCGAGAGATTCAAGGGTTCTCTCCACTTTGAGCCGGACCCCCAGAAGATGCTCGACCTTGCAATCGATTACATCGATAAGGCCCGTGA
- the acsB gene encoding acetyl-CoA decarbonylase/synthase complex subunit alpha/beta: MSKLIATAAIRGANRLVAQAEEMLEKVIAEKGKDFTFEFADTAFQLPMILAMTGFAVKTLGDMKVALGFAKELQHEEPIEHVWKPYLGEALDSGMATLFAEEIILAIRYIYGLEPCKDTETGYVYNGFISDTIQRNLGIQLVDGTMPGFAAIIGAAPTDDIAVNIVRELQEKNILTFLSGNVNGNSVTKQLLRKGVELGWDTRIVPLGPDTEHTLYALDWAIRASLIFGGKKPGDFKAHLMYQKDRVFAFAIVLGPLNDIIWTTGAGAINMGFPAIADTDIPVIHPTGVCTYEEVDKELDHTKIVQKAIEMRGLKITVEKPPIPVAYGPAFEGERIRKEDTFIEFGGQRTPAFEWVRMREMDEIEDNKVIVAGDNWQERFEKGGQLPLGILIEVAGRKMQKDFESVIERKIHHNINEAQGVWHMGQRDINWIRISNAAKNEGFTLEHLGILNATMTHHRFKSIVDKVQVTLFIDEKDVKEKLEEARHAYRERDTRLGSLTDEAVDTFYSCLLCQSFAPSHVCVITPERLGLCGAYNWLDGKAAYEIDPTGGNQPIAKGECIDPKYGRYTGADEYLKKATGNAVETLNLYTIMENPMTSCGCFECIVAIIPEANGVMIVHRGHTGMTPIGMKFSTLAGTVGGGAQTPGFMGIGVNFISSKKFLFGDGGVSRIVWMPKALKERIAEDFKKTAEAAGVPDLLDKIADESICEDSEKLVEHLTQVGHPALGMASII, encoded by the coding sequence ATGTCCAAGTTAATTGCAACTGCGGCTATACGAGGTGCCAACAGGCTCGTGGCGCAGGCCGAAGAGATGCTCGAAAAAGTTATAGCAGAGAAAGGGAAGGACTTCACCTTTGAGTTTGCTGACACCGCCTTCCAGCTCCCGATGATTTTGGCGATGACGGGCTTTGCGGTGAAGACCCTCGGAGACATGAAGGTGGCCCTTGGCTTTGCCAAGGAACTTCAGCACGAGGAACCTATAGAACATGTCTGGAAGCCCTATCTGGGCGAAGCCCTTGATTCGGGGATGGCAACCCTCTTTGCAGAAGAGATCATACTCGCTATCAGATATATCTACGGCCTCGAACCGTGCAAAGACACGGAGACAGGCTACGTTTACAACGGGTTCATATCAGACACGATTCAGAGAAATCTCGGCATACAGCTTGTCGACGGCACCATGCCCGGTTTTGCAGCGATTATCGGCGCAGCTCCCACTGATGACATTGCGGTGAATATCGTCAGGGAGCTCCAGGAAAAGAACATCCTGACCTTCCTTTCCGGAAACGTCAACGGAAACAGCGTTACAAAACAGCTCCTGAGAAAAGGTGTTGAGCTCGGCTGGGATACAAGGATTGTACCTCTCGGTCCCGACACCGAGCACACGCTCTACGCCCTTGACTGGGCGATTAGGGCATCTCTAATCTTCGGAGGCAAGAAGCCCGGTGACTTTAAGGCGCACCTTATGTACCAGAAAGACAGGGTCTTTGCCTTTGCGATCGTCCTCGGTCCCCTTAATGACATTATATGGACGACCGGCGCAGGCGCCATAAACATGGGATTCCCCGCAATAGCCGATACCGACATCCCCGTTATTCATCCTACGGGAGTATGCACGTACGAAGAAGTGGACAAGGAACTCGACCATACGAAGATTGTCCAGAAGGCGATTGAGATGCGCGGACTGAAGATCACGGTCGAGAAGCCGCCGATCCCTGTCGCCTACGGCCCTGCCTTCGAAGGCGAGAGGATCAGGAAGGAAGACACCTTCATCGAGTTCGGCGGTCAGAGGACACCGGCCTTTGAATGGGTCAGGATGAGGGAGATGGATGAGATAGAAGACAATAAGGTCATTGTTGCCGGAGACAACTGGCAGGAGCGGTTTGAAAAGGGCGGCCAACTCCCCCTCGGCATCCTCATCGAGGTCGCCGGAAGAAAGATGCAGAAGGACTTTGAATCCGTTATAGAGAGAAAGATCCATCACAACATCAATGAGGCCCAGGGCGTCTGGCACATGGGCCAGCGCGACATCAACTGGATAAGAATCAGCAACGCCGCAAAGAACGAGGGATTTACCCTTGAACACCTCGGTATCCTCAATGCTACGATGACCCATCACCGTTTCAAATCCATTGTCGATAAGGTCCAGGTCACACTCTTCATTGACGAGAAGGATGTGAAGGAGAAACTCGAAGAGGCGAGGCATGCCTACCGGGAGCGTGACACGAGGCTCGGGAGCCTTACTGACGAAGCGGTCGACACCTTCTACTCATGCCTTCTCTGCCAGTCTTTTGCGCCGAGCCACGTCTGCGTCATAACACCGGAAAGACTCGGGCTCTGCGGCGCTTACAACTGGCTTGACGGCAAGGCAGCCTATGAGATAGACCCCACCGGCGGCAATCAGCCCATCGCAAAGGGTGAATGCATCGATCCAAAATATGGCCGTTACACCGGAGCAGACGAATATCTCAAAAAGGCGACGGGCAATGCCGTTGAAACACTGAACCTCTACACGATTATGGAAAATCCGATGACCTCCTGCGGATGTTTCGAGTGCATCGTTGCGATCATCCCCGAGGCAAACGGCGTCATGATCGTCCATAGGGGCCATACCGGAATGACACCGATCGGAATGAAGTTCTCGACCCTTGCCGGCACCGTTGGCGGAGGGGCGCAGACCCCAGGTTTTATGGGCATCGGGGTGAACTTCATATCGAGCAAGAAGTTCCTTTTTGGCGACGGAGGCGTCAGCAGGATCGTCTGGATGCCGAAGGCGCTGAAAGAGAGGATCGCCGAGGATTTCAAAAAGACTGCTGAGGCTGCCGGCGTTCCGGACCTCCTCGACAAAATCGCTGATGAGTCGATCTGTGAGGATTCTGAAAAACTGGTCGAACACCTGACACAGGTAGGACATCCTGCATTGGGGATGGCTTCGATCATATAG